One stretch of Candidatus Schekmanbacteria bacterium DNA includes these proteins:
- a CDS encoding glycosyltransferase encodes MSERGFYKSSLKSVALIGNYLPRRCGIATFTSDLLRGLSLEAPDTSFWAIAMNDIPEGYPYPSEVRFEVRQRELIDYTLASDFLNMNNVDIVNLQHEYGIFGGDCGSNIINLLSNLRMPVVTTLHTVLEQPSDEQKEVLISIAKLSNRLVVMSEHAKEILKKVFGIPYEKIVMIHHGIPDVPFVDPNYYKDQFGVEGRRVILTFGLLSPNKGIEYMIDAMPEIVKRFPDCVYIILGATHPHVKKEHGESYRIFLQRKARELGVENHLIFHNRFVELKELCEFLGAADIYVTPYLNKQQIVSGTLAYSLGAGKAVISTPYWYAEEMLADGRGRIVSFRDSKALAENVINLFSNEVERHSMRKRAYIYCRNMIWKEVSRRYLDVFEEVRSEMEGKAKPVFKTKTLEKTLFDLPQPKLDHLLRLTDDVGILQHAKYIIPDRFHGYCTDDNARALIAVLMAQEFVAEEDLLIELMCKYLSFLHYAFNEKNGRFRNFMNYERKWLDEKGSDDSYARAIWALGATVGLSKFENIAGYALTLFKKSLSAALEFKYYHPISFSIIGIQEYLKRFGGDSEARRARELLASKLKELYHIHSSDDWQWVSDKVTWGSGKVAQALIMAGQWIPDNEMMEIGLKILEWLMKHQTDNVNKYFAPVGNNGWFEKNSVKARFDQQPIEALSMIEACREAYNVTREEKWISFARLCIEWFLGRNDANAPLYDYITGGCCDGLMASGINQNQGAESTLCWLISLFNMRKMLNLQIKSKADEKVEVLTQAG; translated from the coding sequence ATGTCTGAAAGAGGATTTTATAAGTCATCTCTCAAGTCTGTTGCTTTGATAGGGAACTATCTCCCTCGCCGATGTGGTATTGCAACATTTACTTCCGACTTGCTTAGGGGGTTATCATTAGAAGCTCCTGATACCTCTTTCTGGGCAATTGCCATGAACGACATTCCTGAAGGTTATCCCTATCCTTCTGAAGTGCGATTTGAGGTGCGGCAAAGAGAGCTTATAGACTATACTCTTGCTTCTGATTTTTTAAATATGAATAATGTTGACATTGTCAACCTTCAGCACGAATACGGAATCTTTGGAGGTGATTGTGGAAGCAATATTATCAACCTTCTTTCGAATCTCAGGATGCCCGTTGTTACAACACTTCACACTGTCCTCGAACAACCATCGGACGAGCAGAAAGAAGTTTTGATAAGCATTGCAAAATTATCAAACCGATTGGTTGTTATGAGTGAACATGCCAAAGAGATTCTTAAAAAAGTATTTGGCATTCCATATGAGAAAATAGTTATGATTCATCATGGTATTCCTGATGTTCCCTTTGTTGACCCCAATTATTACAAGGACCAGTTCGGTGTCGAAGGGAGAAGAGTTATCCTCACTTTCGGTCTTCTCTCTCCCAATAAGGGAATTGAATATATGATTGATGCTATGCCTGAAATCGTCAAACGATTTCCTGATTGTGTCTATATCATCCTTGGCGCTACACATCCCCATGTAAAGAAAGAACATGGAGAATCCTATAGAATATTTCTCCAAAGGAAAGCAAGAGAACTTGGTGTTGAAAATCATTTGATTTTTCATAATCGCTTCGTTGAACTGAAAGAGCTGTGTGAATTTTTGGGAGCGGCAGATATTTATGTTACTCCCTATCTCAATAAACAGCAGATAGTATCAGGCACACTTGCCTATTCGTTAGGAGCTGGTAAGGCAGTCATTTCGACACCTTATTGGTATGCGGAAGAAATGCTTGCCGACGGAAGAGGCAGGATTGTTTCATTCAGGGATTCAAAAGCGCTGGCAGAAAATGTAATAAATTTATTTTCAAATGAAGTTGAAAGACATTCTATGAGAAAACGTGCCTATATCTATTGCCGTAATATGATTTGGAAGGAGGTATCACGGAGATATCTCGATGTCTTTGAAGAAGTCAGAAGTGAAATGGAAGGAAAAGCAAAACCTGTGTTCAAAACCAAAACTCTCGAAAAAACACTTTTTGACCTTCCACAGCCAAAGTTGGATCATCTTCTGAGATTAACTGACGATGTGGGAATTCTTCAGCATGCAAAATACATTATCCCCGATAGATTTCATGGCTACTGCACCGATGATAATGCACGCGCACTGATTGCAGTATTGATGGCTCAAGAATTTGTTGCTGAAGAAGACCTCTTAATTGAATTGATGTGCAAATACCTTAGTTTCCTGCACTATGCCTTTAATGAAAAAAACGGCCGTTTTCGAAATTTTATGAATTATGAACGAAAATGGCTCGATGAGAAAGGTTCTGACGACAGCTACGCAAGGGCAATTTGGGCATTGGGTGCAACTGTTGGTTTATCTAAATTTGAAAACATAGCAGGATATGCCTTGACACTCTTTAAAAAATCTCTTTCTGCCGCTCTTGAATTCAAATATTACCATCCTATATCCTTTTCCATAATCGGAATTCAAGAATACCTCAAACGATTTGGAGGAGACAGCGAGGCGAGACGGGCAAGAGAACTTCTGGCAAGCAAATTGAAAGAACTCTACCATATTCATTCTTCCGATGACTGGCAGTGGGTTTCCGATAAAGTCACTTGGGGAAGCGGAAAGGTTGCTCAAGCGCTCATTATGGCAGGGCAATGGATTCCTGACAATGAAATGATGGAAATTGGATTAAAAATTTTAGAATGGCTAATGAAACACCAAACAGACAATGTGAATAAATATTTTGCTCCTGTAGGAAACAATGGATGGTTTGAAAAAAACAGTGTAAAAGCCCGTTTTGACCAACAACCAATTGAAGCTCTTTCAATGATAGAAGCATGTCGAGAAGCCTATAATGTAACAAGAGAAGAAAAATGGATAAGTTTTGCGCGGCTTTGCATAGAATGGTTTCTCGGAAGAAACGATGCAAATGCACCTCTTTACGATTATATTACAGGCGGCTGTTGTGATGGGTTGATGGCTTCGGGTATCAACCAAAACCAAGGGGCCGAATCAACACTTTGCTGGCTTATATCACTTTTCAATATGAGAAAGATGCTCAATCTTCAAATTAAAAGCAAAGCTGATGAGAAGGTGGAAGTTTTAACGCAGGCAGGATAA
- a CDS encoding glycosyltransferase, translated as MNKKPIVLISSYPPRLCGIATFVEEAREFIEKANPDREVFVISHTDGRGKGVFPLIDISSRDWWKPVADKIEELDPYAVHLEHEYGLYEYIDERGIGDENKGFLTLLEAIENYPTVVEPHTVHGRLRDPEANFIYEMCRLSDIVLFKCHYQKWRLDWNFSGRGWDTPRNIMVVPHGARSDKRWGLHEIEGIRKELGFDKTTLTQHIVGMIGWIQTNKRWDILLSMWEEIHEEIKKASGIEWSLLAAGAMRDPNHKGDYEEWKSEVQFLETKGIAHYHEFIPRGEIYYKMMATCDFIVLPSVDETQSGTLARIIALNKPYITTAPLEGLTAQTLESEGGLLFTTKEMLKKKVIRLALDENLRLELGNNLKKYLEEVVCWEKVAEQYNEAYALANEAKKLGKKIDLGLEF; from the coding sequence ATGAATAAAAAACCCATAGTTTTAATCAGTTCATATCCACCAAGATTGTGCGGCATTGCCACTTTCGTAGAAGAAGCAAGAGAATTCATAGAAAAAGCGAACCCAGATAGGGAGGTTTTTGTAATTAGCCATACAGATGGACGCGGAAAAGGAGTTTTCCCGCTTATAGACATAAGCTCAAGGGATTGGTGGAAGCCAGTTGCAGATAAAATTGAAGAACTTGATCCTTATGCTGTACACCTCGAACATGAATATGGATTGTATGAATATATAGATGAAAGAGGAATTGGCGATGAAAACAAAGGGTTCTTAACATTACTTGAAGCAATAGAGAACTATCCAACAGTGGTAGAGCCACACACTGTTCATGGAAGATTGAGGGATCCTGAAGCAAATTTCATATATGAAATGTGCCGACTCAGCGACATTGTCTTATTTAAATGCCATTACCAGAAATGGCGGCTTGACTGGAATTTTAGCGGAAGAGGATGGGATACACCAAGGAATATAATGGTAGTCCCTCACGGGGCGCGTTCAGATAAACGTTGGGGACTTCATGAAATTGAAGGCATCAGAAAAGAGCTGGGATTCGATAAAACAACACTCACACAGCATATTGTTGGAATGATTGGCTGGATTCAAACCAATAAACGCTGGGACATTCTGCTTTCAATGTGGGAAGAAATTCATGAAGAAATTAAAAAGGCAAGCGGTATTGAATGGTCGCTTCTTGCCGCAGGTGCTATGCGCGATCCAAATCATAAAGGTGACTATGAAGAATGGAAAAGTGAAGTTCAATTCTTGGAAACAAAAGGCATAGCTCATTATCATGAATTCATACCTCGAGGTGAAATCTATTATAAGATGATGGCAACATGCGATTTTATCGTCCTGCCTTCAGTCGATGAAACCCAATCAGGCACTCTCGCAAGAATCATAGCACTCAATAAACCATACATTACGACAGCACCTCTTGAAGGTTTGACAGCTCAGACATTAGAAAGTGAAGGAGGTCTTCTTTTCACAACAAAAGAAATGCTTAAGAAAAAAGTCATTAGATTGGCACTCGATGAAAACCTTCGTCTCGAGCTTGGCAATAATCTAAAAAAATACCTTGAAGAAGTGGTGTGTTGGGAAAAAGTAGCTGAACAATACAATGAGGCATATGCTTTGGCAAATGAAGCCAAAAAACTCGGCAAGAAAATCGACCTTGGACTGGAGTTTTAA
- a CDS encoding glycosidase, with product MEKKELFTRYSRNPLLNVKDLPYKANSLFNTGATKFNDTTLLLMRVEDRRGISHLTKAVSSDGITNWKCDEKPTLMPQPDRHPEEFWGIEDPRISYLSEIRKWAVAYTSFSKAGPLVSIALTDDFITFERIGIVLPPENKDAAIFPEKVNGQWAMLHRPVSTFPGTGAHIWIAFSDDLIHWGKHKLLLKAREGSWWDAEKIGASTPPLKTDEGWLILYHGVKRTVSGCIYRLGLALLDLDDPCKVISRGDEWIFSPEEEYEMIGDVDKVVFPCGWIIEDNEVRLYYGCADKSISMATAKLSELLQWVKKYEGRQ from the coding sequence ATGGAAAAGAAAGAATTGTTTACAAGATACTCAAGGAATCCTTTGCTAAATGTCAAAGACCTGCCTTATAAAGCCAACTCTCTATTCAATACAGGTGCTACAAAATTTAATGATACGACGCTTCTTCTAATGAGAGTAGAAGATAGGAGAGGAATATCACACTTGACTAAAGCTGTAAGCAGTGATGGAATAACAAATTGGAAATGCGATGAAAAGCCAACACTAATGCCACAACCTGACCGTCATCCTGAAGAATTTTGGGGAATAGAAGACCCAAGAATAAGCTATCTTTCTGAAATTAGAAAATGGGCTGTTGCATATACATCATTTTCTAAAGCAGGGCCATTGGTATCAATTGCTCTTACAGATGATTTTATAACTTTTGAACGGATTGGCATTGTACTACCCCCTGAAAACAAAGATGCCGCAATTTTTCCTGAAAAGGTAAATGGGCAATGGGCAATGCTTCACAGGCCTGTTTCAACATTTCCCGGCACAGGAGCGCATATATGGATTGCATTCTCAGACGACCTCATACACTGGGGAAAACACAAATTATTGCTCAAAGCAAGAGAAGGCAGTTGGTGGGATGCGGAAAAAATCGGAGCCTCAACACCACCGCTTAAAACCGATGAAGGATGGCTCATACTTTATCATGGCGTAAAAAGGACTGTAAGTGGATGCATCTATAGATTGGGGTTGGCACTTCTTGACCTTGACGATCCTTGCAAAGTAATTTCAAGAGGTGATGAATGGATTTTTTCACCTGAAGAAGAATATGAAATGATAGGAGATGTAGATAAAGTCGTGTTCCCCTGTGGATGGATTATAGAAGATAATGAAGTTAGGTTATACTATGGCTGCGCAGACAAAAGCATTTCAATGGCAACTGCAAAACTTTCAGAGCTATT